Proteins found in one Acidobacteriota bacterium genomic segment:
- a CDS encoding endonuclease NucS domain-containing protein, with translation MPIEIQVWRIEEGERLAKLQGGTLELESKLEDWLAKDISLASPDWMVIGRQVPTAYGHRIDLLAVDSNGDTVVLELKKEMTPRDAVAQVLDYGAWVSRLSEEDLDHIYRDYTQKVRSEGSEESLGKAFCQHFKVENPPETWNANHHLVIVAPELDPPTERIVTYLSEVHGVTINAVFFRVLKDNESQFLTRAWFIEPDEMEEAGGERKLKGPWNGEVYVNFGHDDVQNWEDARRYGFVSAYGGKRYRKAMERLEPGQRIWVKVPGKGFVGVGEVVARAVPVEEFHVTLDGEEQRLLDLELKGERTTEPIPDPDEALYLAGVRWIRTFELGKAVAEEGMFGNQNVVSFPKDPRWNRTVERLKQIFGVK, from the coding sequence ATGCCCATTGAAATCCAAGTGTGGCGCATTGAAGAAGGAGAAAGGCTAGCAAAGCTGCAAGGCGGCACCCTCGAGCTGGAGAGCAAGCTGGAGGACTGGCTGGCGAAAGACATCTCCCTGGCCTCTCCCGACTGGATGGTCATCGGAAGGCAGGTTCCCACGGCCTACGGCCACCGGATCGATCTGCTCGCGGTGGATTCGAACGGGGATACGGTGGTGCTGGAACTCAAGAAGGAGATGACTCCCCGAGACGCCGTGGCCCAAGTCCTGGATTACGGAGCCTGGGTAAGCCGGCTGTCCGAGGAGGATTTGGACCATATCTACCGTGACTATACCCAAAAGGTCAGAAGCGAGGGATCAGAAGAGTCCTTGGGGAAGGCATTCTGCCAGCACTTCAAGGTAGAGAACCCTCCCGAGACGTGGAACGCCAACCATCACCTGGTGATCGTCGCTCCTGAATTGGATCCCCCGACGGAGCGCATCGTCACCTACCTGTCCGAGGTTCACGGTGTGACCATTAATGCGGTTTTCTTCCGTGTCTTGAAGGACAACGAAAGCCAGTTCCTTACAAGAGCTTGGTTCATAGAGCCGGATGAAATGGAGGAGGCCGGCGGGGAGCGGAAATTGAAAGGCCCATGGAATGGTGAAGTGTATGTCAACTTTGGCCACGACGACGTTCAGAATTGGGAAGATGCCCGCCGATATGGGTTCGTCTCCGCCTATGGCGGCAAGCGCTACCGGAAGGCCATGGAGCGTCTGGAGCCGGGCCAGCGCATCTGGGTCAAGGTGCCCGGAAAAGGGTTCGTGGGCGTCGGTGAGGTCGTCGCCCGTGCCGTTCCGGTGGAGGAGTTCCATGTGACCTTGGATGGAGAGGAACAACGGCTCCTGGATCTGGAGCTAAAGGGGGAGCGGACAACGGAACCCATTCCTGATCCCGACGAGGCGCTATATCTCGCTGGGGTCAGATGGATTCGCACCTTTGAGCTCGGTAAGGCCGTTGCGGAAGAGGGAATGTTCGGGAACCAGAACGTTGTCTCCTTTCCGAAAGATCCCAGGTGGAACCGGACGGTGGAGCGGCTCAAACAGATCTTTGGTGTGAAATAA